From a single Arthrobacter sp. SLBN-112 genomic region:
- a CDS encoding Na(+)/H(+) antiporter subunit C, with amino-acid sequence MSVNLTLLIVMGALYACGIYLILERSLTRVLLGLMLLANATNLLILATGGYAGLAPLFDKDRPAQDYNDPLPQALILTSIVISFAVTAFMLGIIYRTWVLARQDDIQDDLEDRRVAATPSFDAEDDAEVPAETSEFPLTMLGSDGRDVSNHAASGVDGGPETGQPVATVVAGGREMPAEHAAAEEKPGSLNVDPSPEGGGK; translated from the coding sequence ATGAGCGTCAACCTGACCCTGCTGATCGTCATGGGCGCCCTGTATGCCTGCGGCATCTATCTCATCCTGGAACGCAGCCTCACCCGGGTGCTGCTGGGGCTGATGCTCCTGGCCAACGCCACCAACCTCCTGATCCTGGCCACCGGGGGATACGCAGGGCTGGCTCCGCTGTTCGACAAGGACAGGCCCGCCCAGGACTACAACGATCCGCTCCCGCAGGCCCTGATCCTGACCTCGATCGTCATTTCCTTCGCCGTCACGGCGTTCATGCTCGGCATCATCTACCGCACCTGGGTGCTGGCACGCCAGGACGACATCCAGGACGACCTGGAAGACCGCCGTGTGGCGGCAACCCCCAGCTTCGACGCCGAGGACGACGCCGAAGTGCCGGCGGAAACCTCCGAGTTCCCGCTCACCATGCTGGGATCGGACGGCCGGGACGTCTCAAACCACGCGGCGTCCGGCGTGGATGGCGGCCCGGAAACGGGCCAGCCGGTGGCCACCGTCGTGGCCGGCGGCCGGGAGATGCCCGCCGAACATGCCGCCGCGGAGGAAAAGCCCGGCTCACTCAACGTCGACCCCAGCCCGGAAGGAGGCGGAAAGTGA